A stretch of the Patescibacteria group bacterium genome encodes the following:
- the ndk gene encoding nucleoside-diphosphate kinase, giving the protein MAHAKEEQTLIIMKPDALQRNLLGEIIHRFERKGLKIVGLKMMQLGDVLVEEHYAHHKEKPFFPGLKKFMKASPVVVAVLSGINAIGATRLIVGPTRGHEADAGSIRGDFSLSGQSNIVHASDSGESAEKEIKRFFTSDELFDYKRNDFDFVHSDEASEE; this is encoded by the coding sequence ATGGCGCATGCAAAAGAAGAGCAAACCCTCATCATCATGAAACCCGATGCTCTCCAGAGAAATCTCTTGGGGGAAATCATTCATCGTTTTGAACGGAAAGGACTGAAGATCGTCGGACTCAAGATGATGCAATTGGGAGATGTCCTCGTGGAGGAGCACTATGCTCACCACAAAGAAAAACCGTTCTTCCCGGGATTAAAAAAATTCATGAAAGCGTCTCCCGTGGTGGTGGCCGTGCTTTCAGGTATCAATGCGATCGGAGCGACGCGTCTTATTGTGGGGCCGACCCGAGGCCACGAAGCCGATGCGGGGAGTATCCGCGGCGATTTTTCCTTGAGCGGACAATCTAATATCGTGCATGCCTCGGACTCGGGAGAATCGGCCGAGAAGGAGATTAAGCGGTTTTTTACCAGTGACGAACTTTTTGACTACAAGAGGAATGATTTTGACTTTGTACATTCCGACGAAGCAAGCGAAGAATAA
- a CDS encoding MBL fold metallo-hydrolase — protein MKHTSKLTFHGGAGSVTGANFLLEDKESGAKILVDCGFFQGRKVGEDINRDPFPYDPTSIDVLFVTHAHIDHIGRIPKLVRDGFRGVIYSTPATKEIAELMLTDSMGILGKEAKEDHLPPMYEREDVEKTMNLWQGVPYHTPINLKGGFQVTLKDAGHILGSAQVVFVRDGRTLVFTGDLGNSPAPLLRDTEPLGNVQYVVMESVYGDRNHESRADRKQMLEDVIEDTIKKGGALVVPAFSLERTQELLFEINDLVEHGRIPAVPVFVDSPLAIKVTRIYKNSNGNFNHNANDVIKSGDDIFNFPRLKFTMETEESKAIKEAPNPKVIIAGSGMSNGGRIIHHEKHYLPDPKSTILLIGYQSVGTMGRALQEGAKNVTIMGDSVPVLARIAKIRGYSAHKDSDALVDFVRTADDGIEQVFVVMGEPKAEMFLAQRLRDHLGVNATVPQKDESVEINL, from the coding sequence ATGAAACATACATCAAAACTGACATTTCACGGAGGAGCGGGATCAGTGACGGGCGCAAATTTCCTGCTTGAGGATAAGGAAAGCGGCGCAAAAATATTAGTGGATTGCGGTTTCTTTCAGGGACGCAAAGTTGGTGAGGATATCAACCGCGATCCGTTTCCCTATGATCCGACATCCATTGACGTTCTCTTTGTTACTCATGCGCATATTGACCACATCGGTCGTATTCCAAAACTGGTGCGCGACGGGTTTCGGGGCGTCATTTACTCTACGCCCGCAACGAAAGAAATCGCAGAGCTCATGCTGACCGACAGTATGGGTATTTTAGGGAAAGAGGCAAAGGAAGACCATCTGCCTCCCATGTATGAACGGGAAGATGTAGAAAAAACTATGAACCTGTGGCAGGGTGTACCCTACCATACCCCGATAAATCTCAAAGGAGGTTTTCAAGTAACACTTAAAGACGCGGGGCATATTTTAGGTTCCGCGCAAGTGGTGTTTGTGCGCGATGGGCGCACCCTTGTGTTTACGGGTGATCTTGGTAATTCTCCCGCGCCACTGCTTCGCGATACGGAGCCGCTCGGCAATGTGCAGTATGTGGTCATGGAAAGCGTGTATGGGGACAGGAATCATGAATCGCGTGCGGACAGAAAACAAATGCTTGAAGATGTCATTGAGGATACCATCAAGAAAGGGGGAGCGCTTGTGGTGCCCGCTTTTTCTTTGGAGCGCACCCAAGAACTTCTTTTTGAGATCAATGACCTGGTGGAACACGGTAGAATTCCCGCCGTGCCGGTTTTTGTGGATTCACCACTCGCCATCAAGGTGACGCGTATATACAAAAACAGTAATGGCAACTTCAACCACAATGCCAATGATGTGATAAAAAGCGGAGACGACATATTTAATTTTCCTCGCTTAAAATTTACGATGGAAACGGAAGAGTCAAAGGCGATCAAGGAGGCCCCCAACCCAAAAGTCATCATTGCGGGATCCGGCATGTCAAACGGCGGACGCATCATCCATCACGAAAAGCATTATCTCCCGGATCCCAAAAGCACCATCTTGCTTATTGGATATCAGTCGGTTGGAACAATGGGAAGGGCGCTTCAGGAAGGGGCGAAAAACGTCACTATTATGGGAGATTCTGTGCCGGTGTTGGCGCGTATCGCAAAGATCAGGGGATATTCGGCGCACAAGGACTCGGACGCGTTGGTTGATTTTGTTCGTACCGCTGATGACGGAATTGAACAAGTCTTTGTTGTCATGGGCGAACCAAAGGCGGAAATGTTTCTCGCGCAGCGTTTGCGCGATCACTTGGGAGTCAATGCGACGGTGCCCCAAAAAGACGAATCTGTAGAGATCAATCTCTAA
- the rplR gene encoding 50S ribosomal protein L18 has product MKNIKTQKRIRRHKRIRAKVVGTKAVPRLSVFKSNKYLYAQIIDDNKGNTLVAVSDKEAKGKTKTERARDAGRELAKNAQTKKIAKVVFDRGGFIFTGRVKALAEGAREGGLKF; this is encoded by the coding sequence ATGAAAAACATCAAAACACAAAAACGAATACGACGTCATAAGCGCATCCGCGCCAAGGTGGTGGGCACAAAAGCAGTGCCGCGTCTTTCGGTGTTTAAGTCAAATAAATATCTGTACGCGCAGATCATAGATGACAACAAAGGCAATACGCTTGTCGCAGTTTCAGATAAGGAGGCAAAGGGAAAGACAAAGACGGAACGCGCAAGAGATGCCGGGCGTGAATTGGCAAAGAATGCACAGACAAAGAAGATAGCCAAAGTGGTATTTGATCGCGGAGGGTTTATTTTTACCGGTCGAGTAAAAGCATTGGCCGAGGGAGCACGCGAAGGAGGACTTAAGTTCTAA
- the rplF gene encoding 50S ribosomal protein L6: MSRVGKQIIMIPEKTEVTKSDGFIVVKGPLGELKREFKDTIDINISEKEIKLVPKEISPDTVALWGTYASHLINMVKGVNTPYEKKLLIEGIGFKVELKGKDLNFALGFSHPIKVVIPEGLHVTTEKNTITISGIDKEQVGQFTAKLRALKKPEPYKGKGIRYVGEVVRRKQGKKST; encoded by the coding sequence ATGAGCCGAGTAGGAAAACAAATCATTATGATCCCGGAGAAAACAGAAGTCACAAAAAGTGACGGTTTTATCGTCGTAAAAGGGCCGCTCGGCGAATTAAAGCGGGAGTTTAAGGATACGATTGACATTAACATTTCAGAAAAAGAGATCAAGCTCGTACCGAAAGAGATCTCACCCGACACTGTCGCACTCTGGGGTACGTACGCATCCCATTTGATAAACATGGTGAAAGGGGTCAACACACCCTATGAAAAAAAGCTTTTAATAGAAGGAATTGGATTTAAAGTTGAATTGAAAGGAAAGGATTTGAATTTTGCGCTTGGTTTTTCTCACCCGATAAAAGTTGTCATACCCGAAGGATTACACGTCACTACCGAAAAGAACACGATTACCATTTCCGGTATTGATAAGGAACAGGTGGGGCAGTTTACCGCAAAACTAAGAGCGCTCAAAAAACCGGAACCGTATAAAGGAAAAGGTATTCGTTACGTCGGAGAAGTGGTCAGGAGAAAACAGGGTAAGAAGTCCACGTAA
- a CDS encoding type Z 30S ribosomal protein S14, with amino-acid sequence MAKTSVIARSQKKPKYSTREVRRCFRCGRKRGYMRDFDLCRICFRELANEGKIPGIKKSSW; translated from the coding sequence ATGGCAAAAACATCAGTCATTGCGCGATCGCAAAAGAAACCAAAATACAGCACTCGGGAGGTGCGTCGTTGTTTTCGTTGCGGAAGAAAGCGCGGATATATGCGTGACTTTGATCTTTGTCGTATCTGTTTTCGGGAACTTGCCAACGAGGGAAAGATTCCGGGAATTAAGAAATCATCATGGTAA
- a CDS encoding type IV secretory system conjugative DNA transfer family protein has translation MESIRFTETPKFKNPEEEIRFLRERLKEKERSLEHMPTTPERERLTEETIGEYQAREPEEVLEESYRAKEREVEKIVLELSPEEHDETMEELLGILQEQGLKNTLSVLEKMDNPHITDDFHRFLVQYIHHDPELSGLKPGSQIFKALHMKLYEIALPSAVSSENREKTFKEMIAVMEQFYAGMLSISDGKDNLPGRNNFTLEIANANIGNEVVFYVAVPAGKESLLEKHLHATFPHAKLSAVKDDYNVFNEDGASVGSLASSSESPLFPIKTYDQFEHDPLNSILNAFSKLENKGEGAALQIVISPAGDQFIKRYGLVLDKIRKGVPAKKAINTPETFTGGFTEAVGELFFASGAHKGKNDASANLPGIDEAITLGITQKISSTIFNTNIRIIASAETEHRAREILSDIESAFNQFGNTQGNGISFTEIKGRKLLRVFQEFSYRTFVDEESLPLNLKELTTILHFPVKETHAEGLRQAKAGSAPSPLDLPKEGTLLGVNKYHNVATEVYMKKEDRLRHFYTIGQTGTGKTTLLKNMIIQDIARGEGVCMIDPHGTDIVDVLANIPKERMRDVIYFDPSYTERPMGLNMLEYDTRYPEQKTFVVDELLSIFNKLFDMKVAGGPMFEQYFRNATLLVIDDPSSGNTLLDVSRVLSDAEFREFKLSRCKNPVVLQFWRDIAGKAGGESALANIVPYITSKFDVFLANEIMRPIIAQSTSAFNFRKVMDERKILLVNLSKGRLGDINAHLIGLILVGKILMAALSRVDAVGGGKLPDFYLYIDEFQNITTDSIATILSEARKYGLSLNLAHQFIAQLDDRTKDAVFGNVGSLAVFRVGAQDAEYVKSQFEPVFTPSDIMNLDNYNAYLKLLVNGQPAKPFSIETRSGAKGDPAVTESIKELSYSRYGRDRAEVEAEIMAKYRKSV, from the coding sequence ATGGAAAGTATCCGATTTACAGAAACACCCAAGTTCAAAAATCCCGAAGAGGAAATCCGGTTTTTGCGTGAGAGGCTCAAAGAAAAAGAGCGCTCACTTGAACACATGCCTACCACTCCGGAGCGCGAACGTCTCACAGAGGAAACTATCGGGGAATATCAAGCAAGGGAGCCCGAAGAGGTTCTTGAAGAATCGTATCGCGCCAAAGAGCGCGAGGTTGAAAAAATCGTTCTTGAGCTCTCTCCGGAGGAGCATGACGAGACGATGGAAGAACTGCTTGGCATACTGCAAGAACAAGGGCTCAAGAACACACTCTCCGTGCTGGAAAAAATGGATAATCCGCACATAACCGATGATTTTCATCGGTTTCTGGTGCAGTATATCCACCACGACCCCGAGCTCTCCGGTCTCAAGCCCGGCAGCCAAATATTCAAAGCGCTTCACATGAAGCTCTATGAGATTGCCCTGCCGAGCGCGGTATCAAGCGAGAATCGCGAGAAGACGTTCAAAGAAATGATCGCCGTCATGGAGCAATTTTACGCAGGGATGCTGTCTATTTCCGATGGGAAGGATAATCTTCCGGGCAGGAATAACTTCACCCTTGAGATCGCGAACGCAAACATCGGCAATGAAGTGGTGTTTTATGTTGCCGTGCCCGCAGGCAAGGAGAGTTTGTTGGAAAAGCACCTTCACGCCACATTCCCTCACGCCAAGCTCTCGGCGGTGAAAGACGACTACAATGTATTCAATGAAGATGGCGCATCGGTGGGCTCCCTTGCTTCTTCTTCGGAGAGTCCCTTATTCCCTATTAAGACATATGACCAGTTTGAGCATGATCCTCTCAATAGCATACTCAACGCTTTTTCCAAGCTGGAGAACAAGGGCGAAGGGGCAGCCCTGCAGATCGTTATTTCGCCCGCAGGAGATCAGTTCATCAAGCGTTACGGACTGGTGCTTGATAAGATACGCAAAGGGGTTCCTGCCAAAAAGGCGATCAACACCCCCGAAACTTTCACCGGAGGATTTACGGAAGCCGTAGGAGAATTGTTCTTTGCTTCCGGCGCGCACAAAGGAAAAAATGACGCGAGTGCAAATTTGCCCGGCATTGATGAAGCGATCACCTTGGGCATCACACAAAAGATCAGCAGTACTATCTTTAATACCAACATCCGGATCATTGCGTCCGCAGAAACGGAGCACCGCGCCCGCGAAATATTGAGTGACATAGAGTCGGCATTCAACCAGTTTGGGAATACGCAAGGCAACGGGATCTCCTTTACTGAAATAAAAGGCAGGAAACTTCTGCGGGTGTTCCAGGAATTTTCCTATAGAACTTTTGTGGACGAAGAAAGCCTCCCTCTTAATCTGAAGGAACTGACGACCATCCTGCATTTCCCCGTGAAGGAAACGCACGCGGAGGGGTTACGTCAGGCTAAGGCAGGCAGCGCGCCCTCGCCTCTTGATCTACCTAAAGAGGGAACGCTTCTCGGGGTTAACAAATATCACAATGTTGCAACCGAAGTCTATATGAAAAAAGAAGACCGGTTGCGCCACTTCTACACGATCGGACAGACCGGCACGGGCAAAACAACGCTTCTCAAGAACATGATCATACAGGATATCGCACGCGGCGAGGGGGTGTGCATGATTGACCCGCATGGAACCGATATCGTGGACGTGCTTGCCAATATTCCGAAAGAGCGCATGAGAGACGTCATCTATTTTGATCCATCGTACACAGAGCGTCCCATGGGGCTCAATATGCTTGAGTATGATACGCGCTACCCTGAACAGAAGACCTTTGTGGTTGATGAGCTGTTATCTATTTTCAACAAATTGTTTGACATGAAAGTGGCCGGCGGGCCGATGTTTGAGCAGTATTTTCGCAACGCGACACTTCTCGTCATTGACGACCCGTCATCGGGGAATACGCTTCTGGATGTTTCGCGCGTTCTTTCAGACGCGGAGTTTCGGGAGTTTAAATTGTCCCGGTGCAAAAACCCGGTTGTTCTGCAGTTTTGGCGCGATATCGCCGGGAAGGCCGGCGGCGAGTCCGCTCTCGCCAATATAGTGCCGTATATCACGAGCAAATTTGATGTGTTTTTGGCAAATGAGATCATGCGACCGATCATTGCGCAGAGCACCTCGGCGTTCAATTTTAGAAAGGTCATGGATGAGCGTAAAATTCTTCTCGTCAATCTTTCTAAAGGCCGCTTGGGCGACATCAACGCGCATTTGATCGGGCTCATTCTCGTCGGAAAGATTTTGATGGCCGCGCTCTCCCGCGTTGACGCTGTGGGGGGAGGGAAGCTCCCCGATTTCTATCTGTATATAGATGAGTTCCAAAACATCACAACCGATTCCATCGCGACTATTTTATCCGAGGCGCGCAAGTACGGGCTTTCTCTCAATCTCGCGCATCAATTTATCGCTCAGCTTGATGACCGCACCAAAGACGCCGTGTTCGGCAATGTCGGTTCTCTCGCGGTATTTCGTGTTGGAGCGCAAGATGCCGAATATGTAAAGAGCCAATTTGAACCGGTTTTTACTCCATCGGATATCATGAATCTGGACAATTACAACGCATACCTCAAACTCTTGGTGAATGGCCAGCCAGCCAAGCCTTTTAGCATAGAGACACGCTCGGGAGCGAAAGGCGACCCTGCCGTTACCGAGAGCATAAAGGAGCTTTCATATAGCCGGTACGGCCGGGACCGGGCGGAGGTGGAAGCGGAAATCATGGCGAAGTATCGGAAAAGTGTGTAG
- the rplE gene encoding 50S ribosomal protein L5 produces METIKEKQLKAFDALKGAFGYVNKMQSPKVIKVVVNTGIGSIKDKNKIGLIPDRLAKITGQKPSARGAKKSIATFKVRQGDTVGHTVTLRGARMHAFLDKLINIAIPRTRDFKGISRGAIDEMGNLTIGIKEHTIFPETSDEELKDVFGMAITVVSNVHNKKEAETFFEHIGVPFKKREEK; encoded by the coding sequence ATGGAAACGATAAAAGAAAAACAATTGAAAGCATTTGACGCACTGAAAGGCGCGTTTGGATATGTGAACAAGATGCAATCACCCAAAGTCATTAAGGTGGTGGTCAACACGGGTATCGGATCAATCAAAGATAAGAACAAAATCGGATTGATTCCCGACCGATTGGCAAAGATCACCGGACAAAAACCGTCTGCGCGAGGCGCCAAAAAATCCATTGCGACGTTTAAAGTGCGCCAAGGAGATACGGTTGGCCATACGGTGACGTTGCGCGGAGCGCGCATGCACGCGTTCTTGGACAAGCTTATCAACATCGCGATCCCAAGAACCCGCGACTTCAAGGGTATTAGCCGAGGCGCCATTGATGAGATGGGAAATCTTACCATCGGCATCAAAGAACACACAATCTTCCCGGAAACTTCCGACGAAGAGCTCAAGGATGTGTTTGGCATGGCGATCACCGTCGTGTCCAATGTGCACAACAAGAAGGAGGCAGAAACATTCTTTGAACATATCGGTGTCCCGTTCAAAAAGAGAGAGGAGAAGTAG
- the rplO gene encoding 50S ribosomal protein L15 — MQIHQLQRNIPNKKSRRVGRGGKRGKTSGRGTKGQKARAGGKLRPEMRDIIKRLPKLRGYRFASIQEKPVVVNLGALEERFGNGEAVTPAVLVQKGIVKKKKGKIPRIKLLGNGTFTKKITVSGCLFSSSAKEKIEKSGGSIE, encoded by the coding sequence ATGCAAATTCATCAATTACAACGAAATATACCAAACAAAAAAAGTCGGCGTGTTGGCCGTGGCGGCAAGCGTGGCAAGACTTCCGGACGAGGCACCAAAGGCCAAAAAGCGCGTGCCGGAGGGAAATTGCGTCCTGAAATGCGCGACATCATCAAGAGGCTGCCGAAGTTGCGAGGATATCGTTTTGCTTCCATTCAGGAAAAGCCGGTAGTGGTAAATCTCGGAGCCCTTGAAGAGCGCTTTGGGAACGGTGAAGCGGTAACTCCCGCTGTGTTGGTACAAAAGGGTATCGTAAAAAAGAAGAAAGGGAAAATTCCCCGGATCAAGCTCCTGGGTAACGGCACATTCACTAAAAAAATCACGGTCTCCGGCTGCCTTTTTTCTTCCAGCGCGAAAGAAAAAATTGAAAAATCGGGCGGGAGCATAGAATAA
- the map gene encoding type I methionyl aminopeptidase — MSTVYTAEEIVLLREGGRRLASVLHEVAQSVRPGITTLELDHIAERLIRQYGDTPSFLHYKPEGARFPYPRSLCVSVNNEVVHGIPGPRVLEEGDIVGLDLGITHKGLVTDMAVTVPVGAIDEATKKLIDVTREALVVGIAAARGGARVGDIGEAIETFVKPHGYGVIEVLGGHGVGHKVHEDPYIPNVGRKGTGPILKPGQVLALEPMLNEGSKEVYLDDDGYTFKTADDKRSAHFEHTILVTSGEPEILTKL; from the coding sequence ATGAGCACTGTTTACACAGCAGAAGAGATTGTATTGTTGCGAGAAGGAGGCAGGCGCCTTGCTTCTGTTTTGCATGAAGTGGCGCAATCGGTGCGCCCGGGCATTACGACTCTCGAACTCGATCACATAGCCGAACGCCTGATACGACAATATGGAGATACGCCTTCGTTTTTGCATTACAAACCGGAAGGCGCGCGCTTCCCCTACCCTCGTTCTCTCTGTGTTTCGGTAAATAACGAAGTGGTGCACGGCATACCGGGGCCGCGGGTGCTTGAAGAAGGGGACATTGTCGGCCTTGATCTCGGTATTACCCACAAAGGTCTGGTAACCGACATGGCTGTCACTGTGCCAGTCGGCGCAATAGACGAAGCGACAAAAAAACTTATTGACGTAACGCGCGAAGCGCTTGTGGTTGGTATTGCCGCCGCGCGCGGTGGCGCGCGAGTGGGAGATATCGGAGAAGCGATTGAAACGTTCGTTAAGCCACATGGCTATGGAGTAATCGAGGTCCTTGGCGGACACGGTGTGGGGCATAAGGTGCACGAAGATCCTTACATTCCCAACGTTGGCCGAAAGGGAACCGGGCCGATATTGAAACCGGGACAAGTGCTTGCGCTTGAACCAATGCTAAACGAAGGGAGCAAAGAAGTGTATCTGGATGATGATGGGTACACGTTCAAAACGGCAGATGACAAACGGAGCGCGCATTTTGAACATACCATTCTTGTCACTTCAGGAGAACCGGAGATTTTAACGAAGCTTTAA
- the rpsH gene encoding 30S ribosomal protein S8 produces the protein MVTDPIADLLVRIKNAGNTGLPSTIIPYSQLKFEIVSLLQKEGYIGSVSKKGKKAKKVIEVSIAYTNKKPRIADAARVSKPSRRVYMGVGDIKPVRHGYGLLVLSTPKGIMTDKEARKEHVGGEALFKIW, from the coding sequence ATGGTAACAGACCCTATTGCAGATTTATTGGTGCGCATTAAGAATGCGGGAAACACGGGACTGCCGTCCACAATTATTCCCTATTCACAATTAAAGTTTGAGATTGTGAGTCTTTTACAAAAAGAGGGATATATCGGATCAGTCAGCAAGAAAGGGAAAAAGGCGAAGAAGGTCATTGAGGTAAGCATTGCCTATACCAACAAAAAGCCGCGCATTGCCGATGCGGCGCGCGTTTCAAAGCCGTCTCGTCGTGTGTATATGGGGGTTGGTGACATCAAACCGGTGCGTCACGGATACGGACTGCTGGTACTTTCCACCCCAAAGGGTATCATGACCGATAAAGAGGCGCGGAAAGAGCATGTTGGCGGCGAAGCGTTGTTTAAGATATGGTAA
- the secY gene encoding preprotein translocase subunit SecY has protein sequence MQNFWTKIKLIFRDKGLRNRIVFIFVALVVFRALASIPIPGIDVARLQEFLANNQFLGLLNIFSGGGLSNLSIVMLGVAPYITASIIMQLMTIMSERLKALYHEEGEAGKKKFSQYSRFLSVPLAVIQGFGLLLILERQGILGSLTMFDRIENIIIVTAGSLFLMWIGELISEFGIGNGVSIIIFAGIVAAIPTTVSQLVFSFDISQIPLYLGFLIAAVAIIAGVVIITEAERPIPITYAKRVRGMKVYGGVSTYLPLRVNQAGVIPIIFALSILLLPQMIVNFIANVDSAIVQTVSNAVLAFLNNGWFYSIFYFLLVFLFTYFYTAVTFDPESIATNLQKSGAFIPGVRPGKSTELYIGKILTRITFVGAFFLGLIAVLPLTVQAITGITALAIGGTALLIAVAVVLDLMKKIDAQVSLREY, from the coding sequence ATGCAAAATTTCTGGACAAAAATAAAACTTATTTTTAGGGACAAGGGCTTGCGCAACAGGATTGTGTTTATTTTTGTCGCCCTTGTGGTGTTTCGCGCGCTTGCGTCAATACCGATTCCCGGCATTGATGTGGCGCGCCTTCAGGAATTCCTTGCGAACAACCAATTTCTCGGACTTTTGAATATTTTCTCCGGAGGGGGTCTTTCCAATCTCTCTATCGTGATGCTTGGCGTGGCGCCATACATCACTGCGTCCATCATCATGCAGTTGATGACGATCATGTCTGAAAGGCTGAAGGCTTTGTACCACGAGGAAGGAGAAGCAGGAAAGAAAAAGTTTTCCCAATATTCACGCTTCCTGTCGGTGCCCTTGGCCGTCATTCAGGGGTTTGGTCTGCTTTTGATATTGGAGCGACAGGGTATTTTGGGGTCGCTTACCATGTTTGACCGCATTGAGAATATTATTATCGTGACGGCAGGGTCACTGTTTCTTATGTGGATCGGGGAGCTTATTTCCGAGTTTGGTATCGGGAATGGCGTGTCCATCATCATTTTTGCGGGTATCGTTGCGGCTATTCCGACAACAGTCAGTCAACTCGTCTTCTCCTTTGATATCTCACAAATACCGCTCTATCTCGGATTTTTGATCGCGGCTGTCGCCATTATTGCCGGTGTCGTTATTATTACCGAGGCGGAACGACCGATACCGATAACGTATGCCAAGCGAGTGCGCGGCATGAAAGTATATGGCGGCGTTTCAACGTATTTGCCACTCCGAGTAAATCAGGCGGGAGTTATTCCGATCATTTTTGCGCTCTCCATTTTGCTATTGCCGCAAATGATCGTGAATTTTATCGCCAATGTTGACAGCGCGATCGTCCAGACCGTCTCAAACGCGGTGCTCGCCTTTCTTAATAATGGATGGTTTTATTCCATCTTCTACTTTTTGTTAGTGTTTCTTTTCACTTACTTTTACACCGCCGTTACGTTTGACCCGGAATCCATCGCCACAAACCTCCAAAAAAGCGGAGCATTTATTCCCGGTGTACGGCCCGGCAAGTCAACCGAACTTTATATTGGCAAAATATTGACTCGCATTACGTTCGTGGGCGCATTCTTCCTCGGGTTGATTGCCGTATTACCCCTTACTGTGCAGGCGATCACGGGTATTACGGCGCTTGCGATCGGAGGAACCGCACTTTTGATCGCGGTTGCGGTGGTGCTAGACCTCATGAAGAAGATCGATGCGCAGGTATCTCTCCGAGAATATTAA
- a CDS encoding 30S ribosomal protein S5: MVEEKAQTNKDPNMPGEKRAGKTPFRKGGSRSGGGGGGGKQRRGPRPERAKPEFDQKIIDIRRVARVVTGGRRFSFSVAVVAGDRKGRVGIGTGKAGDTSLAIEKAFKNAKKNMVKVKLTKNMSIPHEVEIKLNSARLMLLPAPGRGIVAGSSVRTVLDLLGAKDVGAKIFSRSKNKLNNARAALQALQVFKV, encoded by the coding sequence ATGGTAGAAGAAAAAGCACAAACAAATAAAGACCCGAACATGCCGGGCGAAAAAAGAGCGGGCAAAACTCCGTTTCGAAAAGGAGGCAGCAGATCGGGCGGCGGCGGTGGTGGCGGCAAGCAGAGGCGAGGACCGCGGCCTGAGCGCGCAAAACCTGAATTTGATCAGAAGATCATTGATATCAGACGCGTGGCGCGCGTAGTTACGGGAGGACGAAGATTTAGTTTCAGCGTTGCCGTTGTTGCCGGAGACCGAAAGGGCCGTGTCGGTATCGGCACAGGGAAGGCCGGAGACACTTCGCTTGCGATTGAAAAAGCATTCAAAAATGCAAAGAAGAACATGGTAAAGGTGAAGTTAACCAAGAACATGTCCATACCGCACGAAGTGGAAATAAAATTGAACAGCGCGCGATTAATGCTTTTGCCCGCTCCTGGCCGCGGTATTGTTGCGGGAAGTTCCGTGCGAACCGTACTGGATCTTTTAGGGGCCAAGGATGTTGGCGCAAAGATCTTTTCACGCAGCAAAAACAAGCTCAACAACGCGCGCGCAGCGCTTCAAGCACTCCAAGTTTTTAAAGTATAA
- a CDS encoding nucleoside monophosphate kinase produces MEQPKTFIFFGRSGSGKGTQARLLLKHLQESTDRKVLYIETGSQFREFMTGSGFTNKLTKETIERGELLPEFLPIWTWADYLIKNFTGEEHLILDGLARHLDESYVLDSALRFYKRERPFVLHLDVPREYAFALMKGRGRKDDTDTYINNRLDWFEKEVVPALDYFKQNPNYTFIEIPGKQDIEDVHQEIIRQTTKQ; encoded by the coding sequence ATGGAACAGCCCAAAACTTTCATATTCTTCGGCCGTTCCGGGTCAGGGAAAGGAACTCAGGCGCGCCTTCTCCTGAAACACTTACAAGAAAGCACGGACCGCAAAGTGCTTTATATTGAGACCGGATCCCAATTTCGTGAGTTCATGACAGGGAGTGGTTTTACGAACAAGCTGACCAAAGAAACGATAGAGAGAGGAGAACTACTGCCGGAGTTTCTCCCTATTTGGACATGGGCGGATTACTTGATTAAAAATTTTACCGGTGAAGAGCACCTCATACTTGATGGACTCGCGCGCCATTTAGACGAATCATACGTGCTTGATTCGGCGCTTCGTTTTTACAAGCGGGAACGCCCGTTCGTCCTACATCTTGATGTGCCGCGTGAATATGCGTTCGCACTCATGAAGGGGCGCGGGAGAAAAGACGACACGGATACGTATATCAACAACCGCCTTGATTGGTTTGAGAAAGAGGTTGTTCCCGCGCTCGATTATTTCAAACAGAACCCAAACTACACCTTTATTGAAATACCCGGCAAACAGGACATTGAAGATGTCCACCAAGAGATCATCAGACAGACAACCAAACAATGA